The nucleotide sequence GAATGACTATGACTGACTTGGAAAAGATTTGACCATCAATATAACAGTGCTCAGTGCTTAGCTGTAGTATCTCTTAGTGCTTAGCATGTAGTATTCCTTTAAGTAAAAGAAAATTCACTCACCAAGTGATACAATTAAAAATTTCTAAGAAACTACTGGTTAAGTATTACCTCATGATCATGTAAATCATGTTTATACCCCTCCTCTTTGCAGTTTATCAGTTTGTATATATTTAGATTCTTTATATTCAGGTAACAGAGATGAAATACTTATTTCTACCTAAAAAGACAGTAGGCAAAAACAGGGATTGAAAGGATTCCTTTTTTGtacaaaaaatacacttttatgaCAACAACTGGTACCTTCACAGTAGGTCCTTTGCTCCTCTACTTACTAACAAGGTTCAGTCATCCATAACGCCATCATAAAGTAtcagaattgtttttctttccgCTTTTCAACACCAGAATTCAATGCACTACTACGGAATGTTTCCGAACTCTTATGCTACATCCTGATAAAATCAggaatcttttttccttttttcttttttttttttaattttactttaaaaaggaaCGCAATTcatgcaaataaatacataatgtGCACTGAACTACTCAATTCTAGGATACAAGTGACTTCAGAGAAAAGTCCCTTCATAATTATCTAAACTAGTTCTAATAAAAGAAGATAgtttcaaaacagaattaaaaacatCTCATTTTACTACAAGTTGATGTTTGCTATGTGTTCAAGCAGATTACATTTTCTACCTAGCTGTGTTAATCTGTGGGTTCAGTGTCACGCTTTTGTAGTGTAGCGAATACTTGATTTTGAGGGGTGGCTTTTTTATGCAGTTTTTGTAGTCCGGGGTTTGTCTTCATTTGATTCTGCATACAGGATCTCAGGTTAAGCCCAGATCTGCAGAGAGAGTTGAACAATCATTTATGACATTGACTATTCTATCAAACGTTTAATTAAAATTTGGCAAGGGAGTCAGATTAGTGGTACAGAGTATCAGCAGCAATTATATTATTTAACCCATACATTCAAAATTTAACAGTTCTGCTATCACTTCGTGggaattttttaatttgaattttctgaTCATGTTTTACGCTGTGTTTTTATATCCTTGTTAGTCCCTCTAGAGCCAATTTTCCTGTAACAACCCTTCCTCCCCgtcccttttttttaaacaatcaaacaaacaaagaaacatcCAAAGTAGGTGCTCCCAGCACTTACTCGGAGAGTGTGGTCCCAGGAGCCCGAGCAGAATGCTGTTCCATCAGGAGAGACCCGCAAGGTGCTGACACGATTTTCATGTCCGAACAGAATGGATACACGGGACCCTTTCAGTACATCCCAGACATTTATGGTGTAATCATTATAGCCTGCAAACAGCAGGCGACCTACAAAGAGAATGAGATTTTACAAAGTGAGGCCTTAAGTAGCTAACACATCTTGACTTCCACAAGGGCCTTCTAGAGGACATTCATTCATCACGCAGTGAGCCACAACCCAGCTTTCCTGTGCCACCCTCTGCACACAGCAAGCCCTGACCACTGCTTCCCCCAGGTTGGCTGTGCTCCTGTTAGACACCCCTGCTCCACTGCTGAGCTATCCATACTAAATGCTGAACCAATTAAACTTTATTAGttaaaaatatagttaaaattgAGTTAAATTATGTAGAAACTGTTCAGTCATTAGAGACGGGGGATGACTCCAAATCATGACAGACTGAAGAGCACTTCAGCAGCTAATGCAGGGTAGTAATATTTTGCTCAAACTTTAAGCAAGAAGTTGAATACAAATGGTTGAATGATGAGTAGACAATTTGGTGATTCATTGTCCCCAGCAGGACAAGCTGAGGTGCTTGAGACATTTGCCTGTCCCAGGCAGAGGGCACTTCACCCTCTCATCCCCGCCCAGGGTGACTGAAGAAGCTCTGCATTTGTGTTGGGGCAGGAGAGAAGACTCGAGCTCATGTATCCAGATTTGTAGTGAAAAATGGTAATGTCTCTGTTTTCATGCTCCTCTAACATACTTTTACTGTCCATTAATCGTTTATTATCCTTTAAAAACTATGTAAGTGCGCTTAATAGTCTAGTTATATTTCGTGtttcctttgaaatgtttttaatcaTTATTGTGAAATTCTAGTCCAGTTGTAGTTAATGGCAAAGTATTTCCTGCCTTCAGTAGGGccaggaaaatacttttcattgCTACAATGAAGCAATAGCCAGCTAGGTTACTTAAAGAGTAATtatttttagagggaaaaaaaaggcttccaTGCATTAAAAGTTTCTTTTGGTACTTATTATTACTTTTAGTAACAAATGCTTTATCAAATTAAAGTCTCAAAATTTTACAGTTCCCCTCAAATCCCAACACTAAGATAACCTCCAAAGTTCAGGTCTCACCGCTTAGAGAGAAGTCCACACTGGATGCTCCAAAAATGATGCTCTCTTTGGAATAAATTGCTACTTCTCTGTCTGCACGAAGGTCATATAAACGACACTaggattaaaacaaaaccagcacacatgcCTCAGTAAAGGCTGGAGTCAATGGCTACTGCATTTCATTGAAAAAACGTGAGCGGGAAGGACTGCAGCCTAACAGGCATCATGGGAAGCGGCTTCTTTCCTTCCGCTATTTCTGCCCGCTGTAGCTGGGACTCCTCTGGAGTCTAACAGGAATCTAAGCAACACAAGGCTCTTTTGTATAAACTGAGTTAAGAACTTGCTTTTCCAAACCACTTCTCTAAGCCTCCTGCCTGTCCTGCTATAAAGTGGTGGGCTTTGGACCATGGCTACCCACTGAAAGTCTCCCCACCCACCCTCTTGCTTCCCCACTGCGGTTTCCTACATATTAGGGCATCCTGCTGCTGAGGAGGTGCACAGAGAGACAGCCTCTAAAGACAACAGTTGAGCCACAGCTGGAGTCTGGGAAACAGAGGATTAAATCTCTAGTCATCTTTGAGAAAACAGACCACGTGGCACAGTGCTCAGACAGTCCCTTGGCACAGGGAAGCCTAGATGGTAGTCCTCGCTCTGGGTAAGACAGGATAGCAAACAGACCCTGCCCTCCCATGAGGCCTCTCTGtctgaaaaaacccacatgaaaatAATTCAagtgaaataatatatttttatacagatCTTTGGTTTTTACTTCTCATGAAAAATCCCCAATCACCTCTACAACCTGCACTTCCTGTCTGTATCATTTGCCAGCATACTTAGGCTTGTTTAACGTGAAAACAATGTATACAGCCCAGACTTCGGTGCCATGCAGAAAAGCAGTCTGTTAGCCCTGAAATCAAAATGCACTTTTGAAACTCTTTGAACTAAAACCCTTCCTCAATAAGTTAAGTTTAAGCAAACACTGGCCAGATGGGTTTGCTAATATTAAGAATTCGCTAATGAAAAATGGCTGGTATTCAAGCCTGCACATAAAGAAGAGGCTGCTTCACTCACAGGGCGGTGGGGAGCTGCCAGGTATGTGAAGTCCAGGTCTCCCAGTGCTCCACACTGATGAATATTTCCATCAGAGTGTCCTGATAGGGAGTCGGGGTCACCGCAGGTGACAGCACTGCCATGTGAGCATGCTTTTATGGTTTCCCTCCAGACAGTCAGGATTATCTGTTCCTCAAAATCCCTAAGTATATAAATCAGGTCAAGGATACCAGTCAGCATATCAGTCCATAATGCTGAAAACACCAACCTCTTCATTTAAAGAATGAAGTGGATGGAAACTGCCAAAACCTCCATCAAAAGTACAGAAATGGAATTTCCCATTCTCCTGCTCAAGTTGGGGGTGTCAGGAGtagttaagagagaaaaaaaaaaaaaaatcaagtaaattaATAAGCACAGGAGCCCAGAGCCTGTGGTACTGGGCATAAAAAGAGAGTGCTCTCATTAGAATTTAATGATGGACAATTTCTCCATCTCACTCCCTCAGCATTTCAACTGCTCAAAGTACTGCAGGCAAATGGGCAGAGAACCACTAGGCTCACCACAGAGCTAGAGGTATTAATTTATAATTGCAGCTTTTAGACCTAAAAGCAGTGTACATTCTCTCCAGAAGTCTTGGAAGGTCTCCACATCCAGTGAAGACAAAGGGAATGCTTCTATTGAGTTTAGCTAGTATTGGAGCAGACTCAAAACATGCTCTGAAGGCAAAGTACTTTAGAAAGAATCTTCACCCTCATGCAATTTGGTATGATGTTTGAATAAATTGGAGAAACAAGGTGCCAGGTGCCTAGCAAACATCTGGCTCTTGAGTTAACTGCCAGCTCAGTCCTGCAGGGCTGTGGTACAGGCAGAGCCTGGTCCCCCATGGGGATCCACCAGTTGCAGTGAGATCAACCAGCTGTGTGCATCACTTAGGGGCCCAAAGGCACCAAGAGGTTAAGTGGCATTTTTCACACGATGCGCTGACCAGAATTACCTGTCAATGCATACTGTGGCCTTCCTAGCCGCTTGCTCAGAGATAAGATCCAGTAAGAGTTATTATATCATCTAGGATGACCTGGATGTGGTGGTGACACATTGCAGTGAAAAGCGCTGGCAGTGAGTCAGGCTGACAGTGAGGAGATGGCCCTGGCCAAGGCCACCCTGGGGCTGCGCGCGCAGGAtgcacagagctgcagaggcCAGCTGACAGCATCTGCCCAGCTCCACGCTCAGCTCATGCTCAGCTCAGCTCATGCTCAGCTCAGCTCACGGCCCCTCCGCTTGCCGGGACACACGCGCTCGTGTGCAGGCTCCCTTCATGCccttgtgctgtgctgctccttcTGACACGTTTCATCTGGTTCCTCCCATGTTGTGACCAACAACTACATGAAGCCAAATCTCTTCCAGTAAGACAAGTAATTTTGATCATGaaacttcaaaacacagaaaatctgaaattaatatCTGGACAGTACCTAATGTAGAAAAGTTTGCAGAAGTGACCTACAAAGTGTTACTAGCTTTCCCtatagcattatatatagtattTAATATGTATTATATTATAGCACAATTATTTCTGCAACTTTGGTGTCACAGGCCCAGTTTAGTCACTTAAAGGTCCTCTGTGGATGTGACCTAGTCTTTCAGGAAAATCTGACTTAGGAAGCAACAGAACTTCCCTAAATTAGGTTGCTGAATTAACATACCGTGGCATCGTCTGAACCAGAGGCAAAAGCATCTCCACTTGGGTAATATCTGTGCATGAGTAAAAAAAAGACCAGAACACATTACATGACTTGGATGAGGTCAGACTTCAAAAATAGAACCAGTGCATTGCTCAACATTGCAACTGTGTCCTCTCCCAGAAACATACTGACCTGACACTGTTGATATCTGAATCGTGGGTTTCAAATGACTGGATGCACTGACCAGACCGCATATCCCAAACCATGGCTTTCTTGTCACATCCctaataagacaaaaaaaattcaCCACAGCTGTGCAAATGGTGACATTCACTCCTCAAGTGCCTGACACACATCATCAAGCTGAGCTACATTCAAAGGCTCCGGACATCACAGCTCTGAGGGGATTTAACCAGCAAAGCAGCCCCAGAACTGGCTGCAGTGGTACCCCCAAGCCTGGTGCAgttgcaggaggagctggaggctggaGCCTCAGCGGTGCCGCAGCCCAGCACGGGCACGGCGCTGCCGTGCAGCACAGAGGGGTGCAGACGGGCCTGGGGTGTTTGCTCAGGCAGTCCCATCCCAACCAGCACGCACAGCCCTGTTCCACTTGTGCTGCTGCTGTACCTGCGTCTGCAGTCCCACCACGCCGCAGAGCTGCAGAACTGACTCATTCCCTTACCACTTAACGTGCccaatataaaaaattaataccCAGCATTTAAAGTTTTATAACTAATTCTTTTCAtatactgaaacagaaaatgaaataagtgCATCCGGATGGTCTCTTGCCCAGCCTCCTACCAGAGTTAACCCCTGCCGTGGCTCTGCTCCCACATGCTCAGTGGTGTGGTTGGGATGAGAAAAAGAAGCGTAACAGCATTTCATTTCACTGTCAAGCTCTAACCTGCCCTTCCAAGCTGTGCTTTGAAAAGATCATTTAACACTCAGTGCTTGCTGCGAGGTGCTCAGCACCCTGAATGCTTTGGGCAAGGGGCTCAGCCCACATAGTTTGCAACATCCTTGGGGCAGGAACCACCTCATACCCATAGGGCCACGCTCTCAGCTGCGATGTCTCGCTGCTGTCACAACTGTGGTGACAGGAAAAAGAAGATGGACTTTTCTTTTAAGACTCGTGGGAGATTTTAATAAATACGACCCTGCTGAGGGCCAGGCTGTAGGTAGGCTCAGCTCCAGGGGGCTCAGCCTCTCTGAGCCTGTGGGGGAAGCACAGGGCaggccaggcagctgctgcttctgctgagctAGAGCATCCTGCCCAGCAGACCGTGCCACacgttatttatttttaagcaaatatgATTGCTAATTAAATTAAACAGTTTCTTCACAACTcgcatctttctctcttttttttaaattctcttgttATTTAAAAGAGGCAATGTTCCTTTGTACCAACTTGTGGTTTCTGTGCAGGGGAAACCAAACAGGATAGAAAACCTTTTGGACTCAGCATATTTCCCTCTCAAGCCCCACCACAGCCCAAGCTCAGCCCTTTGTATTGCTTCCACATGCACTGTTCTTACTGACCTCTCTGGGAATTTGGAGGTAAGACTAATCTGACAAGCTGGTGCTTTGACTCCTAAGGTTTTGAAGGAGAAACCAGCAACAACCTGCAGAGATGGGCCTCCAGAGTGCTATCCTACTCGCCCCGAGGAGCAGCGCTCAGAGGGCACTGAGCACAACAGCCCAGGACACAGGCCTGAGATTACCCAGGAGGGCTGGGATTTTCAGTTAAGTCGTTAAATGTAACAGCACCCAGTCTACCTGCTGATGTATTGGCACTGCTTATTCCAGCTCAAGGTTACCGTATTACACAGGCACAATATACAGGGAGTCTCTCTATGCCACCAGACCTTCAGGTTGCACTGTTTTGGCTATACCTGCATTGACATGATACAAGACAGATCTTCACTGAAGTGGTATTTTGCATGTGATGAAGTAAGCAAGTCCCTGTAAGCACAGACATGCCCAAGCTGCTACATTAACGCAAGTATGACATATCCTCTTAACAGTACCATAGCTGCTTGCGATTCTTTGCCCTATAATAAGCTGAGCTGTTCTCAGGGAGAATGAATCTATCCTTTCTGGGAAGCAAGCTCAGTGACAGGAAAGCCCGGGAGGAGTAATGCACTCGGAATTAGCTTTCAGTCACGCTTCGGAGCAGCTGTGCTAGCAGCAGGCAAACCGGGCCAGCgtgctgggctctgctcctgATGGGCCAGCCAAATTTGATAAAAGAGCCGTAACAGAAGAGGCCCGGGTTTATTGTGTAGGGACGGGACCATGACTCCGAGCACAAGTGGAATCCCATAATCCATGGTCAGCACCCTCTGGCACAAGGGCCATTTCCATCAGCAAGCACAGAACCAGCCTTGGGTCAGCGTTGGTGGGGCTCAGAAACCAGGTACCTTCAGCAAAGCTACTGGTAGCAATCTGTCTCCAGTAAGAGAGGTCATCTCTCAGCTTCTGCCAGCTCTCACCTGCACACTCAATTTCTGATGTGGGAAAGACCAGGACCATCTCAAAAAGTCGCTGAGCCCCATCCCACTCACCTTTATGCCTTGCCTGCCTCACTGCCCGGCTGCATGCCAATGGCTCATCTGCCCAGGAACAGTGATTCCTCAACAGCAGGACAAGATTTGAAAGATGCCCTAGGTGCTTTCTCAGACCAGTCCTGCAGCCCCAGTGAGGTTTCTGTGTTCCTCTGGGCCAGGACAGGGAACAGGCAGCGTTCAACTGACGAAGGGGCTTTACATGCCTCTGGTACCACTGGAAGGCACAGGGGACTCAGCAACAGCTGAAGATGTGGCCACACCTCATCTCCCTGCTCCAACTTGTACAAGAGTTTAGCCAGCGTCCAagctaccccctggtttctggggAGCGGTTGAGGGACATAGTGGCACGCACGTTATTTGCAGCCCCACTTCGATGCCCTGAGCAGCCGCCTGGCACACCCTGTCTGGCTCCAGAGAGCTGGGCACGAGAAACAGCCAAATGCGGGAAGCTGTCTGCTGTGCCGGGCTCCTATCCACAGGGGCTCACACCTCGTCTGCGGTACCAGCCCGCTGCTCTGACTCTGAGCCTTTCCCTTCCCGGGAGAGGCGTTGTTTTGATCTCTGGATGGGTTGCTTTGGTGTGGGGTGGAATTTGCTAAGTAAGCAGAACTGCAGTCAGACTGGCTGGGTGGGTTTGACCCCACAGTCAGGGGTTTAATTTGCTCCAGCTTGGAAAATGTGCTTGCAATGAGTGGATTGTACTGGGGCTTCCAACACATACTCCAGCACTCTCTCAATAAGACCACGAGCCTCTTGCTTTACTGCCTTTTCCCTTCCACATTCCTCAATTTTATATTATGACAAGAAGCTCCTGCTTACCCCAGAGACAAATGTATTTCCCGTTTCAGAAGGGGCCAGGTCCAGGCACAGGACATCAGCTCCATGACCATGGAAACTCTGTAGAAGCTGCCCACTCTCAACATCCCACAGAGCACAAGTTCCATCTCCACTTGCTGTCAGGATCTATAGGATGTGGCAAGAAGAGTCACAATACAAAAATCAgcagatgatcttcaagttcaCAAAGAAACTACTGACTTCCTATACATACACCAAGGACAGTTCTAATTTAACTAAATATTATGCAAAAAATCAAAGCCATAAAGACAATTTGAACCTAAGCACAGTTTATGTTTTTTATTCCTAAGGAAAGAAGTGGAAAGGAGAGCTGCATTGACACAGCTATACCTATACAGTGTTTCAATAGTGGTCAGTTTTGTGCAGTGGGGTTTGGAGAACTGATGGCAATAAGGATCTGCTGGCATTTCCATATCCTCCAAAAAGGAGGTAGAACCAGAATGGTATTCCTGCCTGCCTCTGTATTTAACCCTATCCCTATTTAGGCTGCTGGAATTCAACCCGGGTAAAAAGAACTGTTGGAGTTAAGTACACCTGTTTAACactccaaatttttttttctgcttgaaatagCCAGGTTAAACCCAATTAATTGGGCTTAAGACATGGATTTTCTGAAAGGGAAGTAAGCCTGTCTAGACAGTTCTTTGATAAGTCCATCACCTCTCACTTGTCCAAAACCATTTGCGTGTGAAAGGGCTTAAACATACACTGGACCGAACACAGCTCAGAGCTTCCCTCATCTGCTACAGTGCTTGTAGAAAGCACATGTGATCAGCGCTTGTTATTGTGGCTAAATCCTGATGATGCTCAATTGTTCAAAATTTCCCCTTGGCACCCGAAGCTGTTATGCAATCACAAATTCTGTAGGTTGAAATGGGCCCTGTGCACTGGCGTGGAAGGAGGCAAGGACGAACTTAGGAGGGCTCTCAGTCTTGTACACAGGTTTTTCTCATGGTCAGTGAAGAAACTCAAGGGATCCCAGTGGGTAGttagaaagttaaaaagaaaatactcttcaagaagaaaatgatCACACAATCATGAAACCATTCATAGAGTTGCATAAAGGTTAAACACTGAATGTGTTTGACAGATGCTTCAAAAACTCCTCCCATAAACAGAGGTCTGCAAAGCTGCAGAACAGACTGTTCCGAATCCTGCAGTAGACACTATACTCTGAGATGATAATAGCAGAAGAAAGTCCTGACTTGTCTTTCTGGCCAGATTTTGAGTCTACATCAATGAACTTCTCTGTTTTGAGGAATATTTGTACTTGGCTGAGGAATGAAGACTTTCAGCTCTGAGGATTCGCTCTTGTAATAGCATGTAAAAAAGATATGAGGGGAATAGGAGTAGCTAAAGGTGTAAGGGAAGGGTCTGTTGGAAACCCAGAGCTGCAGCTAATGCTTAATTGTTACGGACTCAACTTCAGCGTATTGctattgaaaacaaaaccaaaccaaaccaagtcaaaaaccccccaaaaatccAAAACCAGAAGGGAATTAACAATCAGACTCTGGCTTGCTGCACGAGGGGCTCCGGCAGCGCTGGATGGGGATCCTCGCCTGGCGCCTGGCGGCAAGAGGCAGCACTTGCACAGGGCAGGGGACAAGAGGGACACAGCTCCTGCTCGCCAGGAGCACACGCACCGGGGCTGGGAGCAGCGGGCAGAGGGGCCACCCTCACCTCTGCCTCCTCCGCCACTGCCACAGGCCTCGTCCTGCTTCTCAGCCCCGCCGCACTGGGAGCATGGCTGCCTGCCCTGTGCAAAAACACTTGAGATCCCAATTAACTGTTGCTATTAATACACATGGAGCATTGCCACGTGGGGAGCATTATCACACCGCAGAGCTGCAGATACCTAATTTAGGAAGCGAGGCTCCCCCGCTCTCTGAACACTGAGGTGGGGGAGGCTCTTTCTGGCAAGACTGATTTGGGGCACCAAGAATGAGGGGCGcacatcccccagccctgcagctcagcACTTGTCTCAGCCCAGGTGGGAACGTGATGAGGAGCAAGGATGGGACCCTCTCTTTCAGCACCCACACAGCCTGACAGTGGCTTTAATCAATGATGAACCACCACCACTCCTCTTTCCATTGCAACTCCTAAACTCCTACCCTGTCTTTCGTTCCTCTGAGAGAAAACAGCTGTAGTTTAAGAGAGCAGCCAAGGCAGAACAGCAGCATTCACAGCACCCAGcagtgggtgctgggtgctgcggggGCACTGGGCTGGGGACACCTCTGCCATGCGCTAGGGCTGCTCCACGACAGGTACCACATCCCTCAGTGACACGAgccaggagagcagagctgctctgcacacAGCTGGGAAAGCTCCTGCACAGTGTGCTTGTTGCAATGTGTACCTGCAGTTACtgaataattttaattctgaggCCGTtaggtaaaacaaacaaaaaaaaggaatctgGGACTCTCTAGGATGCCCTACGTAACAGGGGCCCAGCAGAAGCTTGACTAACGCACTTGCTTGTAACATGCAGTGCTACAAAAGATCACTTATAAGCCTGTCAATCacaagaaaatttctttttaaagtcttcagaaaaatctctgaaTCACAGAATGTAAAGCACCTAAATCCACTGTGGTATTATTTAACAACAGTAATACATTACCTTCAATATCAATGCAGTTTGCTGTATTTAATACGGAGAAAAAAGAcccaacttttctttctttttttattataaaaaataagtaactctttttcctttcagaggaTTTAATCACAACGCATATAGGTACGAACAAGAAAAGAGAATACTGGTTTTCTATCTCATCAAAAACATTCCATTTAATTTACAGACTGCTCCAATTACACAGGGCTCCTGCACAGTAAGGTCAGGGCTAAACAAGCCTGAGCGCTGGGTACCTCCACCGCTTGTTTCCATGGCAATGGACTTAAATTAGCACCTCGGAGTCATTATAGAAACCATAGAACGACAGACAACAACATACTCTCGGGCATCTCATGTCCAGAAATAGAAGCAACGAGAGCTGATATTTCCTTCAGAAGAGCTCTAAATATCTGGAATAAGGGAACACGTTATACTctttccagcagctctgctgacacaGAGAGGAATGCTGAGCAGAGCTTCAATTCAATTCAAAAAACAGAAAGGACAAGGGGATTATCTTGGCTCCTTTCATCACCTTTTGTGTTCCTGGTGAAAGAGATCTTTGAGATATTCACTACAGAGGAAGGCTGGCCTGGTCTCAGAAGATCTGCATTTGGTTCCTGGCTTTGCCATCATCTCCCACTGTGGGCCTCTATGCTCCAACCCCCCAGCTGCGAGACGGGGATAGCATCACTCCTTTCCTTCAAGGGAACACACCACTGCATGTACAGACAACAGGGCTGGCCCTGTGGGGCCATCCTCAAGCTTAAATATCTTACTTGGTACAAACTAAAAATACTAAGAACGAAAGGAGATGCAAAGTTGGCTGGACGTCCAGGATAAAGCAGACAAACAACACATTCTCCATCAGCTGGCATAGCACATACCCAACCCAGTCCTAGCCGAACTGGGTTTTTAACTACTTGTATTAGTTTGAGCTCCTAAAAGCACAAGCCAGCACGGACCCAGTTGAGCAGAGAACACACAGGTAAGAGCGAGCTCCCTCTGCAGAAGCGACAGGCCTTTGCAGGGTGCAGGCATGACAGCCTGGCCACGGGCTGTGACAAGCATTTCCTTAGAGCAGCTTTTGCAGCACCTTCACTGCCCCCAGCGAGGGTTGTCCAGCAGCCCCCTGCATGGGGCAGGACACAGCCCTGGGTGCCCCAGGTGCAAGGACTTGCACCACGTACGAGTGCAGCTCATATTAGGTGTTGCTGGACGGTGAGCAGCGGGTAGGGAATGCATTTACCTGCATGTCTGAGTTAGTGAAGCTGCAGGCAGACAAGTAGTTTGTGTGCATTGCAACTGATTTCTTCTTTGCagccatattttcatttttgtcaaaTGTCAGAGGGTACACAGAACACTTGTTGTCCAGGCCACTAAAGAGAGTAATAATAGCAGTAACAGAGAGAGGAGAACTGGTTAAAACTGCAACGACAAAAGGCGAGTGGTGATAAGAAGGAAACCACCTGTCAGTGCTGCGCTGCCAAACCCTTACAAGTACCGACTTCCCTGTATTGTGCTGTCCGGGATCTCCCCGTGCAGGGAAGccccagctgcctcaccaggcTGGCTACTTTACAGAACTTCAACAGCTGCGCCTCAGTATTTTTTACCCTCATCGAGTTTATAAATGGCACTGAATGAAACCTCACgaaag is from Strix aluco isolate bStrAlu1 chromosome 12, bStrAlu1.hap1, whole genome shotgun sequence and encodes:
- the GNB5 gene encoding guanine nucleotide-binding protein subunit beta-5, giving the protein MCDQTFLAEVFGPCDKCSKDKPLRPVYVESEQLSYCSLCVEMMATEGLRENETLASLKNEAESLKGKLEEERAKLHDVELHQVAERVEALGQFVMKTRRTLKGHGNKVLCMDWCKDKRRIVSSSQDGKVIVWDSFTTNKEHAVTMPCTWVMACAYAPSGCAIACGGLDNKCSVYPLTFDKNENMAAKKKSVAMHTNYLSACSFTNSDMQILTASGDGTCALWDVESGQLLQSFHGHGADVLCLDLAPSETGNTFVSGGCDKKAMVWDMRSGQCIQSFETHDSDINSVRYYPSGDAFASGSDDATCRLYDLRADREVAIYSKESIIFGASSVDFSLSGRLLFAGYNDYTINVWDVLKGSRVSILFGHENRVSTLRVSPDGTAFCSGSWDHTLRIWA